GCTCCCCAAGCATCGGGCCCAGGGCAAGGCCAACCTCTGCGCCACCGGAAACGAACTCGCCCTCGTGATCAACTTCAACGAAGCCATTTTGAAAGATGGCATCCACCGCGTCATCCTGACCAACCCTGGCTAAAATCTATCCCCATGTCTTTCCTTGGCGTCTTGGCGTCTTGGCGACTTGGCGACTTGGCGACTTGGCGACTTGGCGTAAAACTCAACCACTGAACCGCATGTATAAACTCGTCCTTATCCTCAAGTACCTCCGCCGAAAGCTTGCGCCGATGTTCGCGGCGCTGGCGGTGACGCTGTGCACAGCGATGGTGATCATCGTCATCAGCGTCATGGGCGGTTTTCTCGAACTGCTGCGCGACTCGGCGAGGCAACTGACCGGCGACGTGATCGTCACCGCGCACTCGCTGGCAGGGTTTCCGAATTATGAAGGGCTCATCGACGAGCTGGAAGCGCTGCCGGAGGTTTCGCGGGCGACGCCGATCGTGCGCGGGTATGGGTTGATCAACCTGATGGACCGCACGATCCCCGTTGAGATCGAAGGCATCCGCCCCGATGAATACGGGCAGGTGGTCAACTATCGCGAGACGTTGCAGTGGGCGAACGGGCCTGACCCCGACGATGATACGGCAGTGCCGGGCGAGCAGTCGATGCGCGTGCCGGAGTATCTGCAACGGCCGGGCTGGGACGAAGTACCCGGCGCGGTGCTGGGCATCGAGGTGAACCCGATGCACTTTCGCGATGCGGAGGGGCAGTACAACCCGCTGAACGCGGCGGTCGGTCGGCCGTTCACTGCGACGGTCGTACCGATCACGCAGCGCGGCGACTTTCAAGAGCCACGTTACCAGCAACTGATCGTGGTCAACGAGTTCAAGAGCGGTTTGTATGACGTGGATGCGAACCGCATTTTCGTGTCGTTCGAGACGTTGCAGGAGCTGCTGGGCATGGCGCCTGCCGAGGTGTGGACGCAGTTTGATGAGTGGGGCGAGCCAGTCGGTGAGCCAACCGTTCGGGCAGGGCGGGCGACGGAAGTGATTTTGCGTGGCGCGGACGGCGTGGCGGTGAGCGAGCTGCGCAGCGCTGCGGCCGAGGTGGTCACGCGATACCTCAGCGAGAATCGCAACATGCCGCCGTTGCAGGCGATCACCTGGCAGCAGCGACACGGCGCACTGCTCGCAGCGGTGCAGAACGAGCGCGGGCTGGTGACGTTCCTGTTCGTGATCATATCGATGGTCGCCATCGTCATGGTCGCGACGACGTTTTACATGATCGTGCTGGAGAAGACGCGCGACATCGGCGTGCTGCGCGCCATCGGGGCGTCGGGGCCTGGCATCATGGGCATCTTCCTCGGCTACGGGCTGGCGATCGGCATCGTCGGCTCGCTGGTGGGCTTCGTGCTCGCGTACGTCATCGTCACGAACCTCAACGAAATTCAATATGCACTGGCGGAGCGGATGGGCACGGCAATCGCATGGGCGGCGCTGGTCGCCCTGGCGACGATCGTGGGCGCGGTGCTCGGCTCGCTCATCGGCAAGCGGCGCGACACGGCGTTTGAGGCGGGGCTGCTCGGCGGCATCATCGGCTTCGTCGGCACGCTGGTGCTCGCGGTGGTCGGCTTCGAGTGGCTGCACGCCGGGCCGCTGATCGACTTTAACGAACAGTACGGCTGGCGGATGTGGGACCCGAGCCTCTACTTCTTCGACCGTATCCCCGACCGCGTCGACCCGGTGGACGCGACCGCGATCGTCATCGGGGCGATCATCTCGTCGGTCGCGGGCGCACTCGTGCCCGCACTGCTCGCGGCGAGACAGGACCCGATCGAAGCGTTGCGATATGAATGAGATGGCTTGTGAGAAGGGTGGCAGGTCCGTCCATGAGATTTTCGGTTGACCGCGAAGGAGCGAAGGATGCGAAGGGACGAAGCGGCGCAATGTTTCTGTGAAAATATCTTCGCCTCTTCGCTTGCTTCGCTCCTTCGCGGTAAAACATACAGCGTAGAGGTGCCCTACTGTTGAATAGCACAGTCTCCATGCCGGAAGCCAACGACCAATCAACCGCTGCGCCGTTGCTCGTTGCTCGCGGGTTGCATAAGCATTACCGCATGGGCGGTGAGGATCTGCATGTGTTGCGCGGGGTGGATTTGAGCGTGGCGCGGGGGCAGTGGTTGGCGGTGCTTGGCGCGTCGGGGTCGGGCAAGAGTACGCTGTTGCATCTGCTTGGCGGGCTCGATCGGCCGGACGAGGGCGGGGTGACGTTTCACCATGAGAATCGAGCGGTGGACATTTTCGCGTTGCGCGGGTCGAAGCTGGATCATTATCGCAATACGCATGTAGGCTTCGTCTTTCAGTTTTATCATCTGCTGCCGGAGCTGAGCGCGTTGGAGAACGTGCTGGTTAGCGCGATGATCAGCCGATCGATCATCGGTTGGCCGGGCGCACGTGGCGAGGCGCGCGAGCGGGCGGAGCAGTTGCTGACGCGTGTGGGGCTGAAGGAGCGGATGCGTCATCGGCCTGCGAAGCTGTCGGGCGGGGAGCGTCAACGTGTGGCGATTGCGCGGGCGTTGATCAATCGGCCGGCGGTGCTGCTGGCGGACGAGCCGACGGGCAACCTGGATGCGGACACGGGGCGGGGCATTATCGATCTGTTTCGCGAGCTGCACAGCCAGGGGCAGACGACGGTAATGGTGACGCATGACCAGTCGATCGCGGCGGTGGCGGACCAGAGCCTGACGCTGGTGCGCGGGGCGCTGGTGGCTGATCAGTAGCGAGCGCGTGCTCATACGCATGACTCATCAAACTCAAACTCAGGCTCGGTGTACGTGACACAGGCCCACGGATTCCATTCGTGGGCTTCCAGCGCGTCCAACGAAAAAGCCCGACAGCGCTGACGCGCCGTCGGGCTTATGTGTGGCCTCAATCCTTCCGCTCATTGAGGCCGGCCACCTGGGGACCGCGAGGAGACGCAAGCTCCCCACGGCCACATGGTTCGCCTCGGCCGATCAGTACTGCTCGGCCTCTTCGCGTTCCTGCCGTTCGCGCTGTTCGCGCTGCTGGTGTTCACGCTGTTGCTGCTGTTGCTGCTGCATGCCTTCTTCACCCGGAGGGGCGTAGCCGAACACCTGCCAGTAGGGCTCTTCGTCGAACGCCTGGTGGGTCTGCATCGCCCACTGCTGGTCCTGCCAGTCGGGCTCTTCGCCTTCCTGGTAGGCCACCTGATCAAGCTGCTCTTCCGTCGCGTCGAGCGTGAAGCGCTCTTCCTGCTCATCGAACTGCAGCGCCTGGAACGGCACGGGGGCGAGCTCTTCGCCGATGCCGAGGATGCCGCCGTAGCTGAGGATGCCGTAGATCACACGGCCTTCACGCGTGTCGATCACCAGGTCCTGAAGTTGGCCGATCTCTTGGTCGTCACGGCCGCGGACCTCGAAGTCGAGCAGTTCGTTATAGCGGTACACGCGCGGTTCCCGCTCGACCAGTCCGGCCTGCTGGAACTGCTGATGCACGCGCTGGGCGAGGCGCTGCGATTCCTGTTGCGCCTGTTCCTGTTCGACGCCGGCCTGCGTCAACGCCTGCTCGATCTGCTGCTGAATCTGCTCACGCTCGCCGGGCTGCTGCGAAAGCTGCTGGGCGAGGCGCTGTGATTCCTGTTGCGCCTGCTGCTGATCGACGCCGGCTTCGGTCATGCCGCGCTGCAGCCGTTCCTGAATCCGCTGCTGCACCTGTTGCTGCTGTTGCTGCTGATGCTGTTGCTGCTGTTGGGGCTGCTGTTGCTGTTGCTGCTGGAGCTGCTGTTGTTCCTGCTGCTCCTGCTGGAGTTCCTGCTGCTGCTGGTGTTGCTGTTCCTGGCCGGGCCGCTGTTGCTGCTGTTGCTGTTGCTGAATCTGCTGCTCGACCTGCTGGCTGAGGCGCTCGGCCTCCTGTTGTGCCTGCTGCTGGTCAACGCCGGCCTGGGTCAGCGCCTGTTCGAGCTGCTGCTGAATCTGCTGTCGCTCGGGCTGTTCCTGCTGGAACTGCTGCGCGAGTCGACGGGCCTCCTGCTGCGCCTGCTCCTGCTCGACGCCGGCCTGTGTCATCGCCTGCTCAAGCTGCTGCTCGAGCTGCTGGCCGGGCTGGCCCATCGGCTGCTGCATCTGCTGCTGCTGTTCCTGCTCCCAGTATGGCTCGACGCCAAGCTGCTGATGCAACTGCTGCGCCCACTGCTGATCGTTGAAGTCCGGCTCGTCGCCTTCCTGGAAACCTTCAACCTGCTGCAACTGCTGCGGCTGAATGATCAACTGAAGCTGATCCTGCTCCGCCTCGAATACCTGCCAAGGCAGCGCGTAACGCTCGCCTTCCTGCTGTTGCTGTTGTTGCTGCTGTTGTTGTGGCTGCTGCTGTTGCTGTTGTTCGAACGCCTGCTGTTGAAACGTCGCGATCACGTACGCGATACGGCCTTCGTTCACGTCGACCGTCAATTCCTCAACCTGACCGATCTCCTGACCCTGTTGATTCACAATACGCTGACCCTCGTACTGCTCGGCCTGGAGGAGTTGACCCTCCTGCTGCGCACGAGCCTGCGGGTCCATCAACTGTTGCTGCTCTCGTTGCTGTTCCTGCTGCTGTTGCTGTTGCTGCATGCGTTGCTGTTCGTCCGCCGCCTCGCCTGGCTGTTGTTGTGCCAAAGCGAGCCCGGGGGCGACAGCCAGCGCAAGCGCGGCCGACCATGTGGCTCCTCGATAAACATTCATAATCACTTCTCCTTCGTGCGGTGTGGAGTCGGCGGATCGGTGACACGGCAACCACCTTGATTGCCCTTTCATCAATGCCCCACCAATTCTCAGCCGACCTCAAATTCGGTTTTGTCTACGTGCACCATAGGACGTGCACGGCACTGAACCGTCTGCGATGTGTGCTGTTTCACGGGTCGGGCAAAGCCTGACCGCTGCCCCGCCCTGCCGATCACGCGGACTCAACACTCGGCCGAGGGGTGTCCGGTGCGAACAACTCGATCCGCGTGCCCCGCCCGGGCGAGCTTTCGATCCGCGTCTCACCGCCGAGCACGTCCAGCCGCTGCTGAATGCTGAACAGCCCGAACCCCGTATTGTCCAACGTCTTTTGCGCCGGGTCGAACCCGACGCCCTCGTCGCTCACCGCCACGCACACCCGCTGTCGCTCGTCTGTGCTCAACGTGACATGTGCATTGCGCGTGACGGCGTGTTTGACCACGTTAAACAGCAGCTCGCGCGTCGCGTTGAACAGCAGCACGCGAACGTCCTCCGTCGCGGGGTTGGCCGACCGGTCCGCCTCCACCGTCACATGTAAGCCGTGCTTGTCGCGCATCCACCGCGCCAGCCAATCCAGCGCCGCTGCGAGGCCCGCATCGTGCAGAATCGGCGGACTCAGCTCTGTCGTCAATGAACGCGACGCATCCACCGACTGCGTCAGCAGCTCGTCAATCTGTAACAATCCGCGAATCGTCGGCTCGTCTTCGAACTGCCCGATCATCGCATGCAGCCGAAGCTTCGCCGCAACGAGCAACTGCTGAAGATGATCGTGCAGCGACTGCGCCAACTGCCGACGCTCGCGCTGCTCGGTCTGCGTCAGCTCCGCCGCCAGCGCCCGCAGTTGCGTCGCCCGATGCTCCGCCTCCGCGGTGCGCTCCGCGACGCGCTGTTCCAGCGTCTCGTTCAACGACTGAAGCTTGCGCTCCGTCGCGCGACGCTCCGCCAGCTCGCGCTGCGCATCGCGATACAGCAGCGATTTGTCGATCGCCATGCTCGCCCGCCGCCCCAGCTCCGTCGCCAGATCCACATCCGCCTGGTTGTACCGCCGCCTCAAACCAAAGCCGTCGGTCACAAACGTCAGCACGCCGAACACCCTGCCGCGCCCTTTCAGCGGCACGCTGATGTACGAACGCAAACCTGCTTCACGCAATATGCGCAAATGTGTTTCATCGTGCGCAACCTCCGTCAGCATGTCATCGCGAATATCATCCGCCCAGTCCACTTCACCCGAACGCGTCACCGCCCACGGGCCCCATGACGCGTGCGGCGCAACAGGATATCGCTGCGCCATCTGCTGAATCATCGGCGTCCGCTGCGCGTCCGCATGCACACCCGTCAACACAGACAGATCCCCCTGTGCCGTCACCAGATCAATCTGGCACCAGTCCGCCAACTCCGGCACACTCAACTGCGCAATGCTGCGAAGCGTGATCTCATAATCCAGCGACGACGCGAGAATCCGACCCGCCCGCGCCAGCAGCTTCGTCGCTTGCTGCGCATGCTTCTCTTCCGTCACATCGTAAAACACCGTCACCGCGGCGACCATCCGCCCCGACCCATCGCGCACCGGCGAAGCGCTGCCACGCAACGTTCGCATCGTCCCTTCCTGCGGATGGCGAAACTGCATCTCCTCCGCCGACACCACCTCCCCGTCACGCAGCGCCCGCGCCAACGGCCACTGCGCCGCCGGCACCGGCGTCCCATCCGCGCGAAAGCCCTGAAAATCCGCCTCCTGCCAAGGCTTCGCCAACACACTCGGCCCCGTATGCCCGGTGATCTGCTCCACCTGCGCGTTGGAATACAGCAGCTTCCCGCTGGGCGCTTCCACCACGATCACCGCCACCGGCATCTGCTCGATCACCTCCTCCACCAGCAACCGCTCCGCCTTCAACCGATCCATCAATTGCTGGCGATCCTCCTCCGCCCGGCGACGCTCCGTGATGTCACGCACCGCCCCCATCACACGCACCACACGCCCCTGCTGCTCATCCCAGATCGGCTGAGCATCAATCGTCACCCAACGCGTCTGCCCCTGCTTCGTGATAAACCGCGTCTCAACCGAGCAAGGCTTATCCGTCAGCAAGTCCGCAACCAACTGCCGCAACGTCGGCCGATCGTCCGGGTGAACAAACTTGTCCCAGTCCGCAACCGAATCCACCTCATCGTTCGAATAGCCGGTGATCCGCTCGAACGCCCCCGACTTCCACTCCACCTCATGATTCCCATCCGCCTTCACCCGATAGCTGAACGCATAGTCGCTGGTCAGCTTCGAAAGCATCCGATAGCGCGCTTCGCTATCACGCAACGCCGCCTCCGCCCGTGCCCGCTCAATCTCTTCTTCCCGTCGCCGAGTCACGTCCACCGCCGTCCCCGCCACGCCAATCAACTCTCCCGATTGACTACAGAACGGCTCAACCGTCAGATCGAAATAACAATCCCGCCCCTCAACCCGAAGGCGGATCTCCCGACGTTGGCCCTGACGCGTGTCCAGCACCGCCTGCTTGATCTCCCGCAGCATCACAGCATCGTCCGTGGTGAATATTTCCTCGTCCGTCTTGCCGACCAGCGCCCCCACAGGCTGATCGACCACGGGGTTGTTCACCCACGTATAACGCAGCTTACAATCCTGAAGAAAGGCCGACACCGGCGTATTGCGCAGCACAAACTCAAACGGCTTCAGGTCATTGTCAACGACGTCCTGCGAAACACAGATCTTCGGCTGAAAGCCTTTTCTACGCATGGCCCCCTTGCTCCTGCACGACTTGATACCAACCGATTTTCATCCTGCATCCTATTGTCGTTGACACATGAAGGAAATGATCAAACCGATTTATACACACCTTCATAGCCGCTGCCCTTTCCAAACCCCCTAATGAAAAACCCGCGCCTTTCGGCGCGGGTTCAGGTTCACTAAGCAGCTTGTCGTGATGAAGGTAGGTTAGCCCGGTTCCAAATTCGGTTCAGCGGCTACCACAACCCTCATTTAGCCGCGGTGCTTGCACCGCGCTCTTCGCCGACAACGCGTCTCCCAAACATGAAGCCGCGCAACCGAAATCAGCCTTTATTCCAGAACGCGCCGCCATACACACCGCGGTCGCCCAGCTCTTCCGCGATGCGAAGCAGTTGGTTGTACTTCGCATTGCGATCCGAGCGAGCCGGAGCGCCCGTCTTGATCTGCCCGCAGTTGGTCGCCACCGCGATGTCAGCGATCGTCGCGTCTTCCGTCTCACCCGAGCGATGGCTCAGCACCGCCGAGTAGCTGTGCCGCTGCGCCAGGTTCACCGCGTCGAACGTTTCGCTGAGCGTGCCGATCTGGTTGACCTTTACGAGGATCGAGTTGGCCGTGTCGTTGTCGATCCCCTTCT
The Phycisphaerales bacterium AB-hyl4 genome window above contains:
- a CDS encoding PAS domain S-box protein, yielding MRRKGFQPKICVSQDVVDNDLKPFEFVLRNTPVSAFLQDCKLRYTWVNNPVVDQPVGALVGKTDEEIFTTDDAVMLREIKQAVLDTRQGQRREIRLRVEGRDCYFDLTVEPFCSQSGELIGVAGTAVDVTRRREEEIERARAEAALRDSEARYRMLSKLTSDYAFSYRVKADGNHEVEWKSGAFERITGYSNDEVDSVADWDKFVHPDDRPTLRQLVADLLTDKPCSVETRFITKQGQTRWVTIDAQPIWDEQQGRVVRVMGAVRDITERRRAEEDRQQLMDRLKAERLLVEEVIEQMPVAVIVVEAPSGKLLYSNAQVEQITGHTGPSVLAKPWQEADFQGFRADGTPVPAAQWPLARALRDGEVVSAEEMQFRHPQEGTMRTLRGSASPVRDGSGRMVAAVTVFYDVTEEKHAQQATKLLARAGRILASSLDYEITLRSIAQLSVPELADWCQIDLVTAQGDLSVLTGVHADAQRTPMIQQMAQRYPVAPHASWGPWAVTRSGEVDWADDIRDDMLTEVAHDETHLRILREAGLRSYISVPLKGRGRVFGVLTFVTDGFGLRRRYNQADVDLATELGRRASMAIDKSLLYRDAQRELAERRATERKLQSLNETLEQRVAERTAEAEHRATQLRALAAELTQTEQRERRQLAQSLHDHLQQLLVAAKLRLHAMIGQFEDEPTIRGLLQIDELLTQSVDASRSLTTELSPPILHDAGLAAALDWLARWMRDKHGLHVTVEADRSANPATEDVRVLLFNATRELLFNVVKHAVTRNAHVTLSTDERQRVCVAVSDEGVGFDPAQKTLDNTGFGLFSIQQRLDVLGGETRIESSPGRGTRIELFAPDTPRPSVESA
- a CDS encoding ABC transporter ATP-binding protein, producing MNSTVSMPEANDQSTAAPLLVARGLHKHYRMGGEDLHVLRGVDLSVARGQWLAVLGASGSGKSTLLHLLGGLDRPDEGGVTFHHENRAVDIFALRGSKLDHYRNTHVGFVFQFYHLLPELSALENVLVSAMISRSIIGWPGARGEARERAEQLLTRVGLKERMRHRPAKLSGGERQRVAIARALINRPAVLLADEPTGNLDADTGRGIIDLFRELHSQGQTTVMVTHDQSIAAVADQSLTLVRGALVADQ
- a CDS encoding FtsX-like permease family protein encodes the protein MYKLVLILKYLRRKLAPMFAALAVTLCTAMVIIVISVMGGFLELLRDSARQLTGDVIVTAHSLAGFPNYEGLIDELEALPEVSRATPIVRGYGLINLMDRTIPVEIEGIRPDEYGQVVNYRETLQWANGPDPDDDTAVPGEQSMRVPEYLQRPGWDEVPGAVLGIEVNPMHFRDAEGQYNPLNAAVGRPFTATVVPITQRGDFQEPRYQQLIVVNEFKSGLYDVDANRIFVSFETLQELLGMAPAEVWTQFDEWGEPVGEPTVRAGRATEVILRGADGVAVSELRSAAAEVVTRYLSENRNMPPLQAITWQQRHGALLAAVQNERGLVTFLFVIISMVAIVMVATTFYMIVLEKTRDIGVLRAIGASGPGIMGIFLGYGLAIGIVGSLVGFVLAYVIVTNLNEIQYALAERMGTAIAWAALVALATIVGAVLGSLIGKRRDTAFEAGLLGGIIGFVGTLVLAVVGFEWLHAGPLIDFNEQYGWRMWDPSLYFFDRIPDRVDPVDATAIVIGAIISSVAGALVPALLAARQDPIEALRYE
- a CDS encoding PRC-barrel domain-containing protein — its product is MTEAGVDQQQAQQESQRLAQQLSQQPGEREQIQQQIEQALTQAGVEQEQAQQESQRLAQRVHQQFQQAGLVEREPRVYRYNELLDFEVRGRDDQEIGQLQDLVIDTREGRVIYGILSYGGILGIGEELAPVPFQALQFDEQEERFTLDATEEQLDQVAYQEGEEPDWQDQQWAMQTHQAFDEEPYWQVFGYAPPGEEGMQQQQQQQREHQQREQRERQEREEAEQY